One Brassica napus cultivar Da-Ae unplaced genomic scaffold, Da-Ae ScsIHWf_1315;HRSCAF=1878, whole genome shotgun sequence DNA segment encodes these proteins:
- the LOC125596869 gene encoding serine/threonine-protein kinase STY13-like codes for METPNEIKASPGNNLRNRGAVGNDSKKDMIFRADRIDLKNLDIQLEKHLSRVWSRNIEKNPKPKEEWEIELAKLEMSNVIARGAYGIVYKGIYDGQDVAVKVLDWGEDGYATTAETSALRASFRQEVGVWHKLNHPNVTKFVGASMGTTNLKIPSSAEMENSLPQRACCVVVEYLPGGTLKQYLFRNRRRKLAIRVVVQLALDLSRGLSYLHSERIVHRDVKTENMLLDYQRNLKIADFGVARVEAQNPKDMTGETGTLGYMAPEVLDGKPYNRRCDVYSFGICLWEIYCCAMPYPDLSFADVSSAVVRQNLRPDIPRCCPTSLSNIMKRCWDANPVKRPEMEEVVKMLEGVDTSKGGGMIPEDQRPGCFCFVSGRGP; via the exons atggaaACACCAAACGAGATAAAAGCTTCACCGGGGAATAACCTCAGAAACAGAGGAGCTGTTGGGAATGACAGCAAGAAAGACATGATTTTCCGAGCTGACAGGATCGATCTGAAGAATTTGGACATTCAGCTGGAGAAACATCTGAGTAGGGTTTGGTCAAGAAACATCGAGAAGAATCCAAAGCCTAAGGAAGAGTGGGAAATCGAGTTGGCTAAATTGGAGATGAGCAATGTCATTGCTCGTGGTGCTTATGGTATTGTCTACAAAGGCATCTATGATGGTCAAGACGTTGCAG TGAAAGTGCTTGATTGGGGAGAAGATGGTTACGCGACAACGGCTGAGACTTCAGCTCTTCGTGCTTCGTTCCGACAAGAAGTTGGGGTTTGGCACAAACTTAACCATCCCAATGTCACAAAG tttgtTGGAGCATCAATGGGGACAACAAATCTAAAGATACCTTCATCAGCTGAGATGGAGAACTCGTTGCCTCAGAGAGCTTGTTGTGTGGTTGTGGAGTATCTTCCTGGAGGAACTCTTAAGCAATATTTGTTCCGTAACAGGCGAAGGAAACTCGCTATTAGAGTTGTGGTTCAACTCGCTCTAGATCTCTCCCGAGG GCTAAGTTATTTGCATTCAGAGAGAATCGTTCATCGGGACGTGAAAACGGAGAACATGTTATTGGATTATCAGAGGAATCTAAagattgctgattttggagTGGCTAGAGTTGAAGCTCAGAATCCAAAGGACATGACTGGAGAAACTGGTACTCTAGGATACATGGCTCCAGAG GTTCTTGATGGTAAGCCATACAACAGAAGATGCGATGTTTACAGCTTCGGGATATGCTTGTGGGAGATTTATTGTTGTGCTATGCCTTATCCTGATCTCAGCTTTGCTGATGTTTCTTCTGCTGTTGTTCGTCAG AATCTAAGACCAGACATACCGAGATGCTGTCCAACATCATTATCGAACATAATGAAGAGATGTTGGGATGCGAATCCGGTGAAACGGCCAGAGATGGAGGAAGTCGTGAAGATGCTTGAAGGAGTCGACACTTCCAAAGGTGGCGGAATGATCCCGGAAGATCAGAGACCTGGCTGTTTCTGCTTTGTCTCCGGTCGTGGTCCTTga